The DNA region GACTCCGGGTCGACGATCCGCACCCCGTCCGGCAGCGGGCCGAGCGCGGCGTCGGGGGTCCCGGGCGTGCGGGTGACGGAGATGCCGCCCTCGCTGGAACCGAACCCGTCCACCACGGTGACGCCGAAGCGCCGGGCGAACTCGCGGCGCACGTCGGCCGGGGCCTCGTTGCCGTAGACCACGCGCATCGGGTTGTCGGCGTCATCGGGGCGCTCGGGGGTGGCCAGGATGTAGGACAGTGGTGCGCCGACGTAGTTGGCGAAGGTGCACCCGTGTCGCCGGACGTCGTCGAGCCAGTTGGAGGCGGAGAAGCGACGCCGCAGGGCGATCGAGCATCCGGAGTACAGGGCGATCGGCCACGCCACCATCACGGCGTTGGAGTGGAACAGCGGCATCGCGCTGTACACGCAGTCGTCCGCGCCGATCCCGAACCTCTCGGCGAGCATGCGGCCGGGCACGGAGATCTTGCTCTGCGTGATCCGGACGGCCTTGGGGTCGCCGCTCGTGCCCGAGGTGAACACCAGCGCGACCAGGTCGTCGGGGCCGGCTGGCACGTCCGCCACCTCGGGGAGCGCCGCGCCGGCATGCCGGTCCAGCAGCGCGGTCCACTCGGGGGAGTCGACGGAGACCACGGGCACGCCGGGGTCGAGCCCGTCGAGCAGTGCGGCGTTGTCGGTGTCCGTGAGGATGAGCGCGCAGTCGGCGAGCGCGGCGTCCCGGATCAGGGCCTCGCCGCGCCGCGTGGGGTTGAGCCCGGCCACGACGAGCTCCGAGCATGCCGCCGCGCCGAGCAGGTGGAGGTACTCGGGCGTGCCGGCCAGGAGGAGGCCGACGTGGGGACGTGCCGGTGGTGACGACGACGACGATGACGACGACGAGGTCATCAGTTCCCGTAGCGCCGCGATCCGCACGGCCACCGCACCGACGGCCTCCGACCAGGGCGTGAGCCGGCCGTCGGACCAGATTCCGCGGTCGCCGACGGCGGACAGGGCGTGCACCGCGTCGGCGACGGAGGTGAACGGCTGGGCGGCGACGTCCGCGATCGTCTTCACCGCGCCGCTCACGCCGAGTACTCCCAGGGGTCGCCCGCGGTGGCCAGCACGTCGCCCAGGTCGAGCAGTTGCCGGGTGGCGCCGCCGAGGCGGAACTCGTCGGCCTTCGCGGCGAGGAAGTAGCGGTGGGCGGGCTCGGAGCGGTCCAGCCCGACGCCGCCGTGGACGTGCACGGCGGTGTGGGCGAGGCGGTGGCCGGCCTCGCAGGCCCAGAAGTGGGCGGAGGCGACGGCCGACCGCGCAGTGGCGGTGATCTCGAGGGCGACGGTCTCGCGGGCGGCGGCGTCCGCGCGGCAGGCATCGAGCTCGTAGGCGGCGCGCAGGGTGGACAGGCGTACGGCGTCGACGTCGATCGAACCGTCGGCCAGCCGTGCGGCGACGGCCTGGAACGTGCCGATCGGGCGACCGAACTGGTGGCGGGTGCTCGCGTAGGCGGCGGTGCGCTCGAGCGCGGCTTCGACCACGCCCCACTGGTAGGCGGCCAGGTGGACGCGGCGACGCAGGGCGTCGAGTTCGAGCGCCCCCGCGGTAAGCGCTGTGGCGTCACCGGGGTCGCCGGTGACGAGCCCGCTGCACGAGTAGTCGACGGGCACCGTGCGTTCCACGGTGACCGCCGCGCCGTCCGCCACGTGTACGCCGTCGGCCGAAGGCCGGACGATCACATCGGCGATCGGCGCCCAGTCCACCTCCGGCGCGGGGCCGGACCACCCGTCGCCGACGGCGGCGATCTCGCGCCCCTCCGCCACGGCGGTGGCGCGGTCGGTCTGTCCGGCCGCCTCGAGCAGGTGCGCCGCCCGGATCGCGGGGGAGAGCGGCACGGGAGCGAGCACGCGGCCCAGTTCTCGCAGCACCAGGGCCTCGCCCACCACGCCGAGGCCCGCGCCACCGAGGAGCTCGGGAGCCAGGGCGGCGGGCACTCCGGCCCGGACGAGCTCCTCCCAGAACCGGGCGTGGAACCGGGCGGTGTCGCGGTCGGTCCCGCCGGACTCGGTGCCGGGACCGAACCGGGCGTCGAGTTCGCGCAAGGAGTCGTCGGTGACCAGTTGCGCACCCATGTCCCGGACGAGGGCGGTCAGCTCCGCGGTGGTGTCGTCGACGGAGAAATCCATGTCAGCGCTCCTTCCGGGGCTGTGTACTCGGGGAGGCGGCCGGGGCGACCCGGGGCGCCGGAGGCAACCCGAGGCCGGCGGTGGCGATGATGTCGCGCTGCACCTCGTTGGTGCCGCCGCCGAAGGTGAGGATGAGGGCCGAGCGGTGGAGGCGCTCGATGCGCCCGTGCAGGGCGGCCGTCGGGGAGTGGGCGCGTTGGTACCCGCTCGAGCCGAGGACCTCCATCAGGAGGCGGTAGGCCTCGCAGGCGGTCTCGGTGCCGTACACCTTGGTCGCCGACGCCGCGATGCGGGTGGGCGCGGCGGTGTCGGCGGAGACGATCTCCCAGTTGCGCAGTGCCAGGTACTCGGCCATCGCGTGCACGCGTGCCAGGTGGGTGCGGACCCACTCGTTCTCCATGACGACCCCGTCGCCGGGCAGCCCGACGTCGGCCGAGCGGGTGGTACGCGCCCACTGCACGACCTGCCGCAGCGAGGCCTGCAGTGGTCCCGCCGAGGTCAGGGCGACGCGTTCGTGGTTGAGCTGGTTGGTCATCAGCGGCCAGCCGCCGTGCTCCGGGCCGACGAGGTTGCTCGCCGGCACCACCACGTCCTGGTAGTAGGTCGCGCTGGTGTCGGGGCCGGCCATGGTGTGCACGGGCGTCCAGGAGAAGCCCTCCGCGTCGGTGGGGACGACGATCATCGAGATGCCCTTGTGGCGCTTGGCGTCCGGATCGGTGCGGGCGGCCAGCCAGATCCAGTCGGCGTACGCCACCAGGGAGGTCCACATCTTCTGGCCGTTGATGCGGTACACCTCCTGCCCCTCGAACTCCCCGCTCCCGGGCTCGCGGACGGCCCGGGTGCGCAATGAGGCCAGGTCGGTGCCGGAGTCCGGCTCGGAGTACCCGATGCCGAAGTGCAGCTCGCCGCGACTGATCCGGGGCAGGAAGTAGTTCTTCTGCTCGTCCGATCCGAACGCCATGATGGTGGGTGCCACGGAGTTGATGGTGAGGAACGGGACCGGCACGCCGGCGATCGCGGCTTCATCAGTGAAGATGAGCTGGTCGATCATCGGCCGGTTCTTCCCGCCGAACTCCTCCGGCCAGCCCAGGGTGAGCCAGCCGTCGCGACCCATCTCGGCGACGATCTCGCGGTACGCGTCGCCGTGTCCGTACTCGCCGGTGGTGGAGGTGAACGCCTCCCGTCGTTCGGGGGTCATCAAGGCCGCGAAGTACTCGCGCAACTCCCCGCGCAGACGTTCCTGGTCGGTGGTGTAGGTGATGTCCATATGCCCTAAGCTCATCGTGAGTGGAACACGTTCTAGTGTCGTGTCTCACATAGTATCCAACCATCTCGCGGCCATGGTGGCCGTGGTGCGACCGAGGAGGACGGCATGAGGATTGAAGTCGATCCCGACCGCTGCGAGGGGCAGGCCGTGTGCGTCGGCCTGGCGCCGAAGGTCTTCGAACTCAACGACGACGACGAGGTGGTGCGCGTGATCGTCGACGAGGTCCCCGAGGACCTGCAGAAGCGCGCACTCAAGGCTGTGGAGAAGTGCCCGATGGCCGCTCTGAAGGTCGCGGGGTGAGCGGGGGAATGGTGCGGAACGATCTCGACGCGGACCTCTCGCTCGACGGCCGGGTCGCCGTGGTCACCGGCTCCGGCTCGGGGCTCGGCGCGGCCGAGGCGGTCGAGCTTGCACGCTCGGGCGCGGCCGCGGTGGTCATCAACGACATCCGACCCGGCGAGGCCGCGGACGCGGTGATCGCGGACATCGAGGCGGCCGGCGCCAAGGCCGCGCTCGTCGTGGGCGATGTCTCCGAGCGGGCGACCGCCGACGCGATGGTCGCCGAGGCACTCAAGCTCGGTGGTCTGCACGTGGTGGTCAACAATGCCGGTATCACCCGCGACAAGATGCTGTTCAACATGTCCGACGAGGACTTCGACGCGGTCGTCAAGGTGCACCTGCGGGGCCACTTCCTGCTCACGCGTAATGCGGCCGCCCACTGGCGTTCGGAGAGCAAGACGTCCGGGGGGCCTGTCTACGGTCGCCTCATCAACACCTCGTCCGAGGCGGGGTTGTTCGGCCCTCCCGGTCAGGCCAACTACGGGGCGGCCAAGGCTGCGATCACGGCCCTGACGCTGTCCGCGTCGCGGGTCCTCGAGCGCATCGGCTGCACGGCCAACGCCATCGCCCCGCGCGGGCGCACCGGCATGACCGAGGCCGTGTTCGAGCCGTGGGACGAGTCGAAGGGTCCCGACCCGCTGTCGCCGGACCGGGTCGCCGACCTCGTGTCCTACCTGGCCTCGCCCGCTGCCGCGGACGTCACCGGGCAGCTGTTTGTGGTATACGGCGGGATGGTCGCGCTCGTGGAGGCGCCTGTCGTGGAACAGCGGTTCGACGCCGCGGGCGGCGTGTGGGATCGTCGCGAGTTCGCGGACGCGATCTCGGCGCACTGGTCAGGCCGCCCGGAGGGCAAGTCCTTCTCGGCCGCGGAGATCATGGCGCTCTGAACTGCGAGTGGTCCCCGGCGCGATCATCGATCGATCGCGTCGGGGACCGCCTCGCGACCTCGGGGTCGTGTTAGATTCCCCCGACACGTGCAGACAGGGCCTCCGGATGGGGGCGAGGGAAGCCCTTGTCAGATAGAACGCGTTCTAGATACTGTGTAATCGGGATCACACGAAACGGTCACTTGTTCAGGCCGACCCAGTTCTGGCCACGGTGGCCGACCGCGTGAGACCCGGGGGATGAAAGACAGGAGGGGGCGCCATGGCGAGGGTTCTCGACGCGCCGCTCAAAGGGGTGGGCGACTTCGTCGCGATGACGCTCGACACGTTCGTGTCCTTCCCGTCGATCGTGCGGCAGGGCCGGGAGTTCGTCGAACAGTCCTGGTTCATCGCGCGCGTATCCATGCTGGCCACCGTCCTGGTGGCCATCCCCTTCACCGTCCTGGTGAGCTTCACGCTGAACATCCTGCTCCGCGAGATCGGAGCGGCCGATCTCTCGGGAGCGGGGGCGGCACTCGGGGCGGTGACCCAGGTGGGGCCCATGGTCACCGTTCTCATCGTCGCCGGCGCCGGCGCCACGGCCATCTGCGCAGACCTGGGCGCGCGGACCATCCGCGAGGAGATCGACGCGATGGAGGTGCTGGGGATCGACCCGGTCAAGCGACTGGTCGTGCCCCGGGTCGCCGCGTCGACCTTCGTCGCCCTCCTGCTCAACGGGCTGGTGTGCACCATCGGCATCCTCGGCGGGTTCCTCTTCTCAGTGTTGCTCCAGGGAGTCAACCCGGGGGCCTTCGTCAACGGCATCACGCTGCTCACCGGTCTCGGCGAGTTGATACTCGCGCAGGTCAAGGCCGGGTTGTTCGGGATGCTCGCCGGGCTGGTCGCCTGCTACAAGGGGCTCTATGTCCGCGGTGGTCCGAAGGAGGTCGGCAACGCGGTCAACGAGACCGTCGTCTTCGCGTTCATGGCGCTGTTCGTCGTCAACACCGTGGTGACCGCCGTGGGTGTCAAGGTCCTGGGGGCGTGAGGTGACCGTCATCGAGACCACCCGGTTCCCGCGCCTCGCGCGGGCCCGGCACCACACCGTCGGCAGGATCGACGATTTCGGCGGCATCGCCCTGTTCTTCTGGCGAGCGCTTCTGGCCACGCCGCGGGCGCTCACGCATTACCGCAAGGAGACGCTGCGGCTCATCGCCGAGATCGCCATGGGTACGGGCGCGCTGGCGATGATCGGCGGCACCGTGGTGATCGTCGGGTTCCTCACCCTGGCCACCGGCGGCGTGATCGCCGTCCAGGGGTTCTCGTCGCTCACGGATGTCGGGGTCGAGGCGCTCACCGGTTTCTTCGCGGCGTTCATCAACGTGCGAATCGCCGCCCCGGTGATCGCCGGCATCGGGTTGGCGGCCACCATCGGGGCCGGTGCGACCGCCCAGTTGGGCGCGATGCGCGTGTCGGAGGAGATCGACGCACTCGAGGTGATGGCGATCGACTCGGTCACCTACCTCGTCTCCACGCGGATCGTCGCCGGGATGATCGCCGTGGTGCCGTTGTACTCCCTCGCCGTCATCGCCTCGTTCCTGGCGAGCCGGTTCGCGACCGTGGAGATCTACGGACAGTCCGGGGGCGTCTACGACCACTACTTCTCGACGTTCCTCATCCCCACGGACATCCTGTGGTCCTTCGTGCAGGCCATCGCGATGGCCATCACGATCATGCTCATCCACACCTACTACGGCTACAACGCCGCCGGCGGTCCCGCCGGAGTCGGCACCGCCGTCGGAAACGCCGTCCGCACCTCGCTCATCGCCGTGGTGACCGTAACCCTTCTCGTCTCCCTCGCGATCTACGGCGGAGACGGCAACTTCAACCTGTCGGGATAGGAGACACAGATGGCGAGGACGGTGAGTCAGAGCGACGCGTTGCCCAAGCGCGTCGCGGCCGCGAGCCTGGCGCTGTTCATCGTCGTCGTGGTGGCGCTGTCGCTCCTGATGTTCGTGCGCGCCTTCGACGACCGGGTGCCGCTGACCGTGCGCAGCGATCGCGCGGGTCTGGTCATGGAGGCCGACGCGAAGGTGCGTTCGCGTGGCGTCGAGATCGGCAATGTCACCGACATCCGCCAGGAGTTCGACGGCGCGACCCTCGACATCGAGGTGGATCCCGCCGCTCTCGAGGCGATCCCGTCCAACTCGGTCGTCACGATCGGGTCCAATACGGTCTTCGGAGCCAAGTCGGTCGACTTCGAACCCCCGGCGCGCCCTGCCCCGACGGCCCTCGAGGCCGGGGCCGTCGTCGAGACGTCCAACGTCACCACCGAGGTGAACACCCTCTTCGAAGACCTCACCGTCCTGCTGGAGGCGATCGAGCCGGAGAAGCTCAACGCCACGCTGGGCGCCATCTCGGGCGCTGTCGACGGCCGGGGCGAGCAGGTGGGGAGCACGATCACCGATCTGAACGACTACCTGCAGGAGATCAACCCGCAGATCGAGACCCTCCAGCGCGACCTGGCCAAGGGGTCCCGCGTGGCCAACCTCTACGCCGACGTCACGCCCGACCTGATGCGGTTGCTCGACTCCGGCACGGACGTCGGCGCCAACGTGGTCAACAACCAGGCCCGGTTCGAGCAGCTGCTGGCCTCCAGCATCGGAACCGGGGAGACCGGCAAGCGGCTGCTGTCGGAGAACGGCAACGAGCTCGTCAAGACACTGTCGGACCTGCGGGCGTCCACCAGCCTGCTCGCCGAGTACTCGCCCATGCTGACCTGTCTGATCGTCGGGCTCAACCAGGGTGTCGAGGGCGCGATGTCCGCCTTCGGTGGCAAGGACCAGCCGGGCCTCGTGTTCAAGGCCGGTTTCCAGCAGGGCGCCCGAGCGTACGAGTACCCCAAGGACCTCCCGAAGGTCAACGCCAGCACCGGGCCCAACTGCTACGGACTGCCGTTCCCCGATCCGGACGTCCACGCCCCGTTCGTCGTCACCGACACCGGCTCCAACCCCGTGGAGGGTATGCCCGACGTGTTCACCTCTCGCCCCGCGCCGCTCTTCGGTCCGCTCCGTCCGACCGCCCCCGGGGTACCCGCCCCGCCGACCCTGTTGCAGGTCATGCTCGGCATGGACGGGGGCACCCCGTGAGCGCGGCCCGCGCGGCGACGCGCGACCTCCGGTCCACCCTGGTGAAGCTGACACTGTTCACCACGGTGATGGCCCTGGTCCTCATCGGTCTGGTCGTGGTCTTCAGCGAGTACCGGTCGGGTGACACCGAGGACTACAACGCCGCCTTCACCGACGTCTCCGGTCTCGAACCGGGGGACAAGGTGCGGATCGCCGGCGTCGAGGTGGGCACGGTCGGCAGCATCGAACTGGCGGAGGGGAACACCGCCGCCGTGGAGTTCTCGGTGGCCGGGGACCAGGTGGTCCACACCAGCACCGAGGCGATGGTGCGCTACGAGAACCTCACCGGGGACCGGTACCTGGAACTCAAACGCGGGGAGGGTGACCAGTCCCCGCTCGAGGTCGGCGGGACGCTACCGCTGTCCCAGACATCGCCGGCCCTGGATCTGGACGCGCTCCTCGGTGGGTTCCGACCGCTGTTCAAGGCGCTCGATCCCGGCCAGGTGAACCAGCTTTCCGAGTCCATCGTCAAGGTGTTCCAGGGGGAGGCGGGGACCGTCCAGGACCTGCTCGCCGCGACGTCATCCCTGACACAGACGCTGGCGGACCGCGATCAGCTCATCGGCGACGTGATCACCAACCTCAACGGAGTGCTCACCACGGTGGCGGACAACCAGGACAATGTGGATTCGATCGTCGACGACCTCCAGCAGCTCGTCTCCGGTCTGTCCGCGAACGCCGGACCGATCGGCGAGTCCGTCGACCGCCTCAACGACGCGAGCGCCAACATGACCACCCTGCTGGCCGACGTCCGCCCCGCCCTGCGTGAGGACGTCGCCCAGATCGACCGGGTGGCGACGCTCATCAACGAGGACGAGCCGTTCGTGGAGAACGTGATGAACCGGCTCCCGTCGGACTTCGAGAAGATGGGACGGCTCGGCGTCTACGGCAGCTTCTTCCAGTTCTACCTGTGCGGCAACATCGTGCAGATCACCGACCCCGCCACCGGGCAGGGGCTCTACATGCCGCAGTACGAGCAGACGACGGGACGGTGTGCCTTCCCCGATGAGTGACGATTCAAGCCAGGCGCCCCCCAAGGCGCCCCGCGGTCAACTCCGGTTCCGAGACCGCGATCCCAAGAAGCTCGGCGTGTGGGGAGCAGTGGGCGCCGTGGCGTTGATGGGGATCTCCCTCAACTACGACCGCATCCCCTACGTCAACGGCATGCGCGACGCGACCGTCTACGTCGCCGACGCCGCGGGTCTCGACACCGGGGACCACGTCCAGGTCGCCGGGATGAATGTCGGGACGGTCCGCAAGATCGAGCTGGACGGTGACCGGGTGAGGGTGCGCTTCGCCATCAACCGGGGTGTCGAACTCGGTGCCGACACCTCCGCGCAGATCAAGACGGACTCGATTCTCGGCCGCCGCGCGCTCGGCGTCTTCTCGGACGGCCGGGGAGATCTCGAGGACAACACGATCCCGATCGAGCGGACCTCCGTCCCGTACTCGCTCACGTCGGCGCTCGGCGACCTCAGCGACACCGTCGAGGCCATGGACACCGACAAGGTGGACGAGGCCCTGACCGTTCTCGCCGAGACCATGGAGGGGTCGTCTCCCGAGGTCCGGGGTGCGATCGACGGGATCACCCGTCTGTCCCGCTCCCTCAACGAACGCGACGAGGGGGTCCGACAACTGCTCGAGAAGGCGGCCGGTACCACCGATGTGCTGGGCAGGCGCAGCGACCAGATCAACCAGCTCATGGTCGACGGCAACACCCTGTTCACACAACTCGACCTGCGGCGTCGTGCTCTCAGCGAGCTCATCATGAACATCGACGAACTCGCGCGTCAGCTGTCGGGGCTGGTCCAGGACAACGAGGCCCAACTCGGGCCCGCCCTGGACAAGCTCGAGCAGGTTTCCGATCTACTGATCCGCAACAAGGACGACATCGACCTGGGCCTGCGTCGGATCGTCCCGTTCTCGACCGCGCTGAGTGAGGCCGTCGCCTCCGGACCGTGGTTCAACGCCTACATATCCAACCTGTCCCTCGGCCACTACCAGCAGACGATCGTGAGGGACCTGTTGCCACTGATCGACGACCGCGTCCAGCCTGAACCAGGTCTGGTCCGTGAACCCACCATGCCGGGTACTCCCGAGCTGACGTTCATGGACGAGCACCCCGGCTGGGGCGAGAAGAGGGTGCCGCGATGAGTCGAATCCTGTCTTCCCCGCTGGCCAAGATCGTGGCGCTGCTCGCCGTGATCGCCCTGGTCGTGGGCGCGGTGTGGTTCTTCACCGCCCGCACCAAGACGATCACCGCCTACTTCCCGTCCACCCGGGGTGTCTACGAGGACGACACCGTGCGGGTCCTGGGTGTGCGAGTCGGCAGCATCTCCGAGATCGCCACCGAGGACGGCAAGTCCAAGGTGACCATGGAGGTCGATCGCGACGTCGCCATCCCGGCGGACGCCAACGCGCTGCTCGTCGCGCAATCCCTGGTCGCCGAGCGCTTCATCCAGCTCACCCCCGCCTTCACCGGTGGGGAGGAGATGCCCGACGGCGGGACGATCCCCGTCGAGCGGACCGCCGTCCCGGTCGAGTGGGACGGGGTCAAGGAGCAGCTCATGAAGCTCTCCTCGGCCCTCGGGCCGACCGGTGGCGAGGAGACCGGTCCGCTCGGGGACTTCGTGGAGTCGGCGGATTCGATGCTCGAGGGCAACGGCGGCGAGATCCGCGATGCTCTCAGCGAGGTGTCGCAGACCATGTCGCTGCTGTCCGACGGCCGGGAGAACCTCTTCACCACCCTCAAGAACCTGCAGCTCTTCGTCACGGCCCTGTCCCAGAGCGAGGAGCAGATCGTCTCCTTCGGCGGCAGGCTCGCCAGCGTCTCCCAGGTGCTGGGCGACCAGACCGCGGACATCGATGCGGCCCTGCGCGATCTCGATCTGGCGGTGATGGACATCAACCGGTTCCTGGAGAACCACGGCGACCGTGTCACCACCGGTGTCGACAAGCTGGGCCGGGCGACCGAGGTCGTCCGCGACCGCCGGGCGGAACTGGAGGGCGTGCTGCACGTGGGGCCGACGGCGATGTCGAACTTCTACAACATCTACCGGCCGTACCAGGGTGTGCTCACCGGTGTCCTGGCCATGAACCAGATGGCAAACCCGACCAACTTCATCTGCGGCGCCATCGCCGGCCTGGCCAACAACACCGCCGAGTCCGATGCGCAATTGTGCGCCGAGTACATGGGTCCGCTGTTCAACTCGTTGACCTCCAACTACCCGTACGGCGCGGTCACCCCGCCGATCACCCCGACCGCCGAGCCCCACCAGATCTGGGACTCCCAGAAGCTCGGGACCCGGACCCCGCCCGGTGTGCAGCCGGTGTCGGACCGCCCGGACCCGCTGGTCAACGTCGTCAACCGTGGGGACAACCTCACCGACACCCTGCTCGTGACGGGAGGTGCCTGATGCTCGGCAACGGATCCGGATCCCGCCTGCGGGCAGTCGGCGCGCTCGGCACGGTGGTCCTGCTCTCGGGGGCCGGGTGTTCGTGGCAGGGTCTCAACTCCCTTCCGCTCCCCGGGGCCCAGGGCAAGGGTGAGGGTGCCTACGAGGTGACGATCGAGATGCCCAACGTCACGACCATCACCCGCAACTCCCCGGTGCGGGTCAACGATGTCAACGTCGGTTCCATCACCGCCATGCGGGTGGAGGACTACACCGCGATCGTCACGATCAGCCTCAACGAGGAGGTCAGGCTCCCGGCCAACGCCCACGCCAAGATCGGGCAGACCAGCCTCCTGGGCTCCCAGCACCTCGAGCTCTTCCCGCCGCCGGAGGGCGACCCGCAGGGCACACTGGCGGACGGTGACGTCATCCCGCTGGCCCGCGCCGGTGTCTACCCGACCACCGAGCAGACCCTGTCGGCGCTGTCGGTCGTCCTCACCGACGGCGGCCTGGCCCAGTTCGAGACCATCGCCACCGAGCTCAACACCGCCCTGGACGGCCGCGAGATCGACGCCAACGAGGTCCTCACGCAGCTGGACACCACCGTCAGCGGACTCGACGACCAGCGTGCGGACATCATCGCCGCGATGGAGGGGCTCGACCGTCTGTCGCGACAGATCAACGAGCAGAACGACACCCTCGCCCGGGCCCTGGCCCAGATGCCGGAGGCGCTGACGTTGATCAATGATCAGAAGCAGCAGCTGACCACGGCCCTGGTCTCGCTCGGCGACTTCGGCAACAAGGCCAACCAGGTCATCGATGCGGGCGGCGGACAGGATCTCGTGGACAACCTCCGCGATCTCACCCCGGTGCTCGAGGGGCTGGCGAACGCCGGGCGTGACATGACCCGGGTGCTCAGTTCGTTGATCACCTTCCCGTTCCCGCAGGCGGGTATCGACAACTTCCTGCGCGGGGACTACGCCAACCTCTACATTCACGCTGACGCGACGATGCCGCGCCTGGCGGAGACCATGCTCCTCGGTACCGAGTTCGGCAACCGGATGGCGGGTGTCGAGGGGTACGTCGGACTCGCCCCGAACCCGTTCGCCGGCGCCGACCCGTACTCCCTCGACGTGCCCCGACCGGAGCCCGCACCCGACGGCACGCCCGCACCCGACGGCGTGCCCGCGGCCGCGGGGGCCGCCACCGCGCCGGCGCAGGAGCAGACCGCCGGGGACCCCGCGCCCGCGGAGCCGTCCGCCACCCCGACCGAGGAGGCACCGCGATGACCCGTCTCGTCAGGATCCAGTTGACGATCTTCGCCGTGGTCACCGTTCTGGCCCTCACGGTCATGTCGGTGTCGTATCTCAAGCTGCCCACGGCCTTCGGATGGCAGCGCACGGACGTCGCCCTGGAGATGCCCGACACCGGCGGCCTCTACCAGAACGCCAACGTCTCGTACCTCGGCAACGTCATCGGTCGTGTCGACTCCGTCACCCTCACACCCGGGCACGTCGTGGCGAACCTGCACTTCGACGCGCGGGCCGATGTCCCGGAGAACGTCCGGGCGCAGATCCGCAGCGTCTCGGCGATCGGTGAGCAGTACGTGGAGTTCGTCCCGGAGGGCGAACCGAGCGGCGAACTGGCGGACGGGTCCGTTCTCGGGCCGGGGCGGGTCGACATGCCCCAGGGGATCGGACCGGTCCTGGACCAGGCCACCGTGCTCATGGCGTCGATCGACGACGCCAAGATGCGACGCGTGATCTCGGAGTCGTTCGACGCGTTCAACGGCTCGGAGCGCGACCTCCAGCGCTTCCTCGACTCCGCCCAACTGTTGCTCGAGGAGGCCCGCTCCAACACGGACGTCACCCGTCGGCTCATCGCCGACGCCGAGCCGGTCCTGGACTCCCAGCTCCGCTCGTCGGACTCGATCCGGGCCTGGACCCGGAACCTGGCGGACCTGACCGATCAGCTCCGGGTCAACGAGCCCCAGCTCACCTCGATCATCCAGCGCGGCCCGGACTCGCTGGCCCGTGCGACCAAAGTCCTCAACGATCTGCAGCCGACCATGCCGGTGCTGGTCGCCAACCTGGTGAGCGTCGGCGAGGTGGGCGTGGTCTACAACCGCTCCATCGAGCAGCTCCTCGTCATCTACCCCGCCCTGGTGTCCTCGCTCATCACCGCGATCAACGGCGCCAAGGACACCGGTGAGATCAAGGTGGACTTCAACCTCCAGATCAACGAGACCCCGCCGTGCACCACCGGCTTCCTCCCGGCCGATCAACGCCGCTCGCCGGCGGATCTCTCGGTGCCGCCGCTGATGAACGGCATCTACTGCAAGGTGCCCCAGGACTCGCAGCAGGTCGTGCGAGGCGCCCGCAACCTGCCGTGCATGGAGTACCCCGGCCGGCGGGCGGCGTCGCCCGCCGAGTGTGCGGCGAACGACTATCAGCCCGAGGGGATCAACCCCCCGGACACGAGCGAGGTCGGTCCGCCCGGGAACAACCCCAACGGGTGGAACGTTGTGCCGTCGTCGGACACCGGTGAACAGGAGATCCGCACGTCGGCCGCGAT from Dietzia sp. B32 includes:
- a CDS encoding AMP-binding protein produces the protein MSGAVKTIADVAAQPFTSVADAVHALSAVGDRGIWSDGRLTPWSEAVGAVAVRIAALRELMTSSSSSSSSSPPARPHVGLLLAGTPEYLHLLGAAACSELVVAGLNPTRRGEALIRDAALADCALILTDTDNAALLDGLDPGVPVVSVDSPEWTALLDRHAGAALPEVADVPAGPDDLVALVFTSGTSGDPKAVRITQSKISVPGRMLAERFGIGADDCVYSAMPLFHSNAVMVAWPIALYSGCSIALRRRFSASNWLDDVRRHGCTFANYVGAPLSYILATPERPDDADNPMRVVYGNEAPADVRREFARRFGVTVVDGFGSSEGGISVTRTPGTPDAALGPLPDGVRIVDPESGDECPRARFDDAGVLLNADESVGEMVADGPGLFSGYYGDPAADAERMRGGRFHSGDLAYVDDDGWVYFAGRSGGWMRVDGENLAAAPIERVLRRHPDVAEVGVYAVPAATVRGPAVIGDAVAAAVVAREGADASTLADGFGDFLAAQPDLGPKQWPSLLRMTAALPRTASFKFRARDLSSLGAESAGDRVWVRADGAGAFTPG
- a CDS encoding acyl-CoA dehydrogenase family protein, translated to MDFSVDDTTAELTALVRDMGAQLVTDDSLRELDARFGPGTESGGTDRDTARFHARFWEELVRAGVPAALAPELLGGAGLGVVGEALVLRELGRVLAPVPLSPAIRAAHLLEAAGQTDRATAVAEGREIAAVGDGWSGPAPEVDWAPIADVIVRPSADGVHVADGAAVTVERTVPVDYSCSGLVTGDPGDATALTAGALELDALRRRVHLAAYQWGVVEAALERTAAYASTRHQFGRPIGTFQAVAARLADGSIDVDAVRLSTLRAAYELDACRADAAARETVALEITATARSAVASAHFWACEAGHRLAHTAVHVHGGVGLDRSEPAHRYFLAAKADEFRLGGATRQLLDLGDVLATAGDPWEYSA
- a CDS encoding acyl-CoA dehydrogenase family protein, translating into MDITYTTDQERLRGELREYFAALMTPERREAFTSTTGEYGHGDAYREIVAEMGRDGWLTLGWPEEFGGKNRPMIDQLIFTDEAAIAGVPVPFLTINSVAPTIMAFGSDEQKNYFLPRISRGELHFGIGYSEPDSGTDLASLRTRAVREPGSGEFEGQEVYRINGQKMWTSLVAYADWIWLAARTDPDAKRHKGISMIVVPTDAEGFSWTPVHTMAGPDTSATYYQDVVVPASNLVGPEHGGWPLMTNQLNHERVALTSAGPLQASLRQVVQWARTTRSADVGLPGDGVVMENEWVRTHLARVHAMAEYLALRNWEIVSADTAAPTRIAASATKVYGTETACEAYRLLMEVLGSSGYQRAHSPTAALHGRIERLHRSALILTFGGGTNEVQRDIIATAGLGLPPAPRVAPAASPSTQPRKER
- a CDS encoding ferredoxin, which codes for MRIEVDPDRCEGQAVCVGLAPKVFELNDDDEVVRVIVDEVPEDLQKRALKAVEKCPMAALKVAG
- a CDS encoding 3-oxoacyl-ACP reductase; the protein is MVRNDLDADLSLDGRVAVVTGSGSGLGAAEAVELARSGAAAVVINDIRPGEAADAVIADIEAAGAKAALVVGDVSERATADAMVAEALKLGGLHVVVNNAGITRDKMLFNMSDEDFDAVVKVHLRGHFLLTRNAAAHWRSESKTSGGPVYGRLINTSSEAGLFGPPGQANYGAAKAAITALTLSASRVLERIGCTANAIAPRGRTGMTEAVFEPWDESKGPDPLSPDRVADLVSYLASPAAADVTGQLFVVYGGMVALVEAPVVEQRFDAAGGVWDRREFADAISAHWSGRPEGKSFSAAEIMAL
- a CDS encoding ABC transporter permease; this encodes MARVLDAPLKGVGDFVAMTLDTFVSFPSIVRQGREFVEQSWFIARVSMLATVLVAIPFTVLVSFTLNILLREIGAADLSGAGAALGAVTQVGPMVTVLIVAGAGATAICADLGARTIREEIDAMEVLGIDPVKRLVVPRVAASTFVALLLNGLVCTIGILGGFLFSVLLQGVNPGAFVNGITLLTGLGELILAQVKAGLFGMLAGLVACYKGLYVRGGPKEVGNAVNETVVFAFMALFVVNTVVTAVGVKVLGA